The sequence TGTCCATAGGGGCTCCCAAAGAAGCTCCGATAGAATTCGCTTGAACTCCTGCAGCCCAAATAATCGTAGCGGAAGGGATCCTTCTTCCTTCTATCTGCACTCCCTCGTCGTCTATTTCGAGGACTTTGGTACCTGTCAGGACCTCCACTCCCCTTTTTTCCAAACGTCTCTTTGCGAACTCGCTTAACTTAGGAGAGAAGGTTGCAAGCAAACGAGGAGAAGCCTCGATCAAAGTGATCTTTGCTAAAGCAGGATCTATGGTATGGAATTCGTTTCTCACGATCTCGTGAGAAAGTTCCGCGATAGAGCCGGCAAGTTCCACGCCTGTGGGACCTCCACCGATGATCACGTAATTCAATAATCTCTTGGTCTCTTCCGGATCTCCTGCCAGCTCCGCTTGCTCGAAAGAAGTCAATATCTTAGTACGAATAGACAATGCATCCCTTAAGGATTTCAGGCCGATAGAATGTTTCCTCCAATGATCGTTCCCGAAATAACTGCTTTTGGCGCCCGCAGCAAGTATTAGATAATCGTAATCTTCTGCATGATTCTGGAAATAGACTTTCTTGGACTGGACATCGATCTTTTCTACTTCTCCCAAATAAACGGTTACATTCTTTTTGTCTCCGATGAGAGAACGAGTTGGGA is a genomic window of Leptospira langatensis containing:
- a CDS encoding NAD(P)/FAD-dependent oxidoreductase, whose protein sequence is MPKAIEKKKIVVIGVGFGGLQAIKKLSKDENLEIVAIDKKNHHLFQPLLYQVATAVLSPADIAIPTRSLIGDKKNVTVYLGEVEKIDVQSKKVYFQNHAEDYDYLILAAGAKSSYFGNDHWRKHSIGLKSLRDALSIRTKILTSFEQAELAGDPEETKRLLNYVIIGGGPTGVELAGSIAELSHEIVRNEFHTIDPALAKITLIEASPRLLATFSPKLSEFAKRRLEKRGVEVLTGTKVLEIDDEGVQIEGRRIPSATIIWAAGVQANSIGASLGAPMDRAGRVIVDEYCNLEGHPEVFVIGDIASYSKGLERPLPGVSPVAMQQGRYVASLIHGDVKSKKRKPFRYTDKGSMATIGRQDAVAQVGNFKLKGLLGWLAWLFVHIFYQVGFKNKISIFITWVWSYIAFRAEARLIQDEVEAKADATVTN